From Penicillium psychrofluorescens genome assembly, chromosome: 1, one genomic window encodes:
- a CDS encoding uncharacterized protein (ID:PFLUO_001234-T1.cds;~source:funannotate), with the protein MDPSPIRVLVIVSQRSSRWKKAQNRAEDLVPSAIRLLQNNNPGNGFYATVSDAKLLAVQKWRTRTFIVFDICNTAYDAKLGHLPEQNQLPVVVAHFSKKQSAYMANAWISNRVNRDIALLHNANGFGAVPPYVEDWGLGKLPQYRNPRDMSLL; encoded by the coding sequence ATGGACCCAAGCCCAATCCGCGTGCTCGTCATCGTCTCCCAACGAAGTTCACGCTGGAAGAAAGCCCAGAATCGCGCCGAGGACCTCGTCCCAAGCGCAATAAGACTGCTTCAGAATAATAACCCCGGCAACGGATTCTACGCGACAGTATCCGACGCCAAGCTTCTCGCAGTCCAAAAGTGGCGAACCCGCACCTTCATAGTCTTCGACATCTGCAACACCGCCTACGACGCAAAGCTGGGCCATCTCCCCGAGCAGAACCAGCTCCCCGTGGTGGTAGCGCATTTCAGCAAAAAGCAATCAGCATACATGGCCAACGCATGGATCTCCAACAGGGTCAATCGGGATATTGCACTCCTCCATAACGCCAACGGCTTCGGTGCAGTTCCGCCATACGTCGAAGATTGGGGATTGGGGAAACTGCCGCAGTACCGGAACCCACGGGACATGTCTCTGTTATAA